The Hymenobacter oligotrophus genome has a window encoding:
- the secY gene encoding preprotein translocase subunit SecY — MNKFITTIKNIFAIEDLRTRILNTLFFIAIYRLGSYVVLPGVDPSRLDNKSGGIFGILDTLLGGAFSHASIFALGIMPYISASIVLQLLTIAVPYFQKLQKEGESGRKKINQYTRLLTIPIVMAQSIGFIATINQDALVNPGMFFTVSTMVILTAGTLFCMWLGEKITDKGIGNGISMIIMIGIVSRFPGAILGEAAAKGMRGSLIFLIELAVLFFVVMGVIILTQAVRRIPVQYAKQVGGVSQINAQRQFIPLKVNAAGVMPIIFAQSLMFIPAIVASAWQQDSETATYIGQKFSDYTSWQYNLVFGILIVLFTYFYTAISVNPKQIADDLKRSGGFVPGVKPGDATSEYIDEVLTHITLPGALALALIAIFPAIALLFGVTRPFSAFYGGTSLIIMVGVVLDTMNQIESYLLMRHYDGMMKTGKLKGRTQNIALAS; from the coding sequence ATGAACAAGTTTATCACGACGATTAAGAACATTTTTGCGATTGAGGATCTGCGTACGCGGATTCTCAATACGCTTTTTTTCATCGCCATATACCGGCTGGGTTCTTACGTTGTGCTGCCGGGCGTTGATCCGTCCCGTCTTGACAATAAGTCGGGCGGGATTTTCGGCATACTAGATACCCTGCTCGGTGGTGCGTTTAGCCACGCTTCAATCTTTGCGTTGGGCATCATGCCGTATATCTCGGCTTCGATCGTTTTGCAACTGCTAACCATTGCAGTTCCTTACTTTCAGAAGCTGCAGAAGGAAGGCGAATCGGGGCGTAAAAAGATAAACCAGTACACGCGCCTACTCACAATTCCGATTGTGATGGCTCAGTCGATAGGATTTATCGCCACCATTAACCAAGACGCATTAGTCAATCCGGGAATGTTCTTCACGGTATCGACGATGGTGATCCTGACTGCTGGTACCCTGTTCTGCATGTGGCTTGGGGAAAAAATCACCGATAAAGGAATTGGCAACGGTATCTCAATGATCATTATGATCGGTATCGTTTCTCGTTTTCCTGGTGCTATCCTAGGTGAGGCAGCTGCAAAGGGTATGCGCGGCTCTTTGATCTTCTTGATTGAGCTTGCGGTGCTGTTCTTTGTGGTAATGGGCGTTATTATCCTAACCCAAGCTGTTCGCCGAATCCCGGTGCAATACGCTAAGCAGGTTGGTGGCGTAAGTCAAATTAACGCTCAGCGTCAGTTCATACCGCTGAAGGTTAACGCAGCTGGCGTGATGCCAATCATCTTTGCTCAATCGTTGATGTTTATTCCGGCGATTGTTGCTTCTGCTTGGCAGCAGGACAGCGAAACGGCTACCTACATAGGACAAAAGTTCTCGGATTACACGTCGTGGCAGTACAATTTGGTGTTCGGAATTTTGATTGTTCTGTTCACTTACTTTTACACTGCCATTAGTGTTAACCCCAAACAAATTGCCGATGATCTGAAGCGTAGTGGTGGTTTTGTGCCTGGCGTAAAGCCTGGCGATGCAACTTCGGAATATATTGACGAGGTCCTAACACACATTACCCTTCCTGGAGCTTTGGCACTTGCGTTGATTGCCATTTTTCCTGCAATTGCTCTGCTGTTTGGCGTTACCCGTCCCTTCTCTGCCTTCTATGGTGGTACTTCACTTATCATTATGGTAGGGGTAGTGCTGGATACCATGAACCAGATAGAAAGCTATCTGCTCATGCGCCATTATGATGGAATGATGAAAACTGGCAAGCTGAAAGGCCGCACGCAAAACATTGCGTTGGCCTCCTAA
- the rplO gene encoding 50S ribosomal protein L15: MNLSNLKPAEGSVRNNKRLGRGEGSTRGGTSTRGHKGAKSRSGYSKKIGFEGGQMPLQRRVPKFGFKNINRVEYKGINLDVLQALNEKSSVAMMDVAYFVQHGLASKNAKIKVLGRGELTAAVEVHAHAFSQSAIEAIEKAGGKAVTL; encoded by the coding sequence ATGAATCTCAGCAATCTTAAGCCCGCTGAAGGCTCTGTACGCAACAACAAGCGTCTGGGCCGTGGTGAAGGCTCGACCCGTGGCGGCACCTCGACGCGTGGCCACAAGGGCGCCAAGTCGCGTTCGGGCTACTCGAAGAAAATTGGCTTCGAAGGTGGTCAAATGCCGCTGCAGCGCCGCGTGCCGAAGTTTGGCTTCAAAAACATCAACCGGGTAGAATATAAGGGGATCAACCTTGATGTTCTGCAGGCTCTGAACGAGAAATCGTCGGTGGCTATGATGGATGTTGCTTACTTCGTTCAGCATGGCTTGGCTTCTAAAAATGCCAAGATCAAAGTTCTCGGCCGTGGCGAACTAACCGCCGCTGTGGAAGTACATGCCCATGCTTTCTCTCAATCGGCTATTGAGGCCATCGAGAAAGCTGGTGGCAAAGCAGTGACTTTGTAA